A stretch of Imperialibacter roseus DNA encodes these proteins:
- a CDS encoding DinB family protein, which translates to METVVKDLMELFERDLDRLQTELELTPDAILWETAGQINNSPGNLFLHLAGNLQHFIGAVIGKTSFIRDREGEFGKKGLPKSELASELQATRKAVLETLAKMTSEQLHSNYPIEVFGKPMTTQNFLIHLSGHLNYHYGQINYFRRIVAS; encoded by the coding sequence ATGGAAACTGTTGTTAAAGATTTAATGGAGCTTTTCGAAAGAGATTTAGATAGGCTACAGACAGAGCTCGAATTGACGCCTGACGCTATTTTGTGGGAAACCGCAGGGCAAATCAATAATTCGCCAGGCAATCTTTTTCTCCACCTTGCAGGCAACCTGCAACACTTTATTGGCGCTGTTATCGGCAAAACATCTTTCATAAGGGACAGGGAGGGAGAGTTTGGAAAAAAGGGACTCCCCAAAAGCGAACTGGCGAGTGAGCTACAGGCAACAAGAAAGGCTGTGCTTGAAACGCTGGCCAAAATGACGTCAGAGCAACTGCACAGCAACTACCCTATTGAGGTTTTCGGCAAGCCAATGACGACGCAAAATTTCCTCATTCATCTTAGTGGACACCTTAACTACCATTACGGACAGATCAATTACTTCCGCAGAATAGTGGCCAGCTAA
- a CDS encoding glycoside hydrolase family 3 protein → MKNIYTLLITLFFCGSVVAQTDSLDIMIGQMIMIGLEERQSIKEGDGLLKAIEDGKVGGVIYFEKNLTKTNTAENLRQLNNTLKYASAIPLWIAIDEEGGRVNRLKPKYGFVTTKSAQELGRQGIADSTYAQAKRMAVQLRELGFNLNFAPSVDVAVNPDNPVIVKLGRSFSSNADSVALYAAAFIKAHQEEGIVTSIKHFPGHGSSSKDTHSSMADVSNSWQFDEIRPFKLLIDEGRLDAVMSAHIVNAHLDPDSLPATLSKKIIQNILRDFIGFNGVVFSDDMQMHAISKHYGMDKAIELAINAGVDMLLICNNVGQTERYSANQIHQIIRSKVENGEIPKERIKQSYDRIVKLKRARGY, encoded by the coding sequence ATGAAAAACATTTATACCTTATTAATAACACTATTTTTTTGTGGCAGCGTAGTTGCCCAAACAGACAGCCTCGACATCATGATCGGCCAAATGATCATGATCGGACTGGAGGAAAGGCAATCGATTAAAGAGGGTGATGGACTCCTAAAAGCCATTGAAGATGGCAAAGTGGGTGGGGTGATCTATTTTGAGAAAAACCTGACCAAAACCAATACTGCTGAGAATCTCCGGCAGCTTAACAACACACTGAAATATGCGTCAGCTATTCCTTTGTGGATTGCCATTGACGAGGAGGGTGGAAGGGTAAACAGGCTGAAGCCTAAATATGGATTTGTCACAACAAAGTCGGCGCAGGAGTTGGGCAGGCAGGGCATTGCCGACAGCACATATGCCCAGGCCAAGCGTATGGCGGTCCAGCTTCGTGAATTGGGCTTCAACCTCAACTTTGCGCCTTCAGTGGATGTGGCTGTGAACCCGGACAACCCTGTCATCGTGAAACTAGGCAGGTCATTTAGCAGCAATGCCGACTCGGTGGCGCTGTATGCTGCGGCTTTCATCAAGGCGCATCAGGAGGAAGGCATTGTCACGTCCATCAAGCACTTTCCCGGCCACGGCAGCTCCAGCAAGGACACCCACAGCAGCATGGCCGACGTGAGCAATAGCTGGCAGTTTGACGAGATCAGACCTTTTAAGCTGCTTATTGATGAAGGCCGCCTGGACGCTGTAATGTCGGCGCATATTGTGAATGCACACCTCGATCCCGACTCCCTGCCAGCCACCCTATCAAAAAAGATTATTCAAAACATCCTAAGGGACTTCATCGGGTTTAACGGCGTTGTTTTCTCCGACGATATGCAAATGCATGCCATCAGCAAACACTATGGCATGGACAAGGCCATTGAGTTGGCCATCAACGCAGGAGTAGACATGCTGCTGATTTGCAATAATGTGGGCCAAACAGAAAGGTATTCGGCGAACCAAATCCATCAGATCATCCGAAGCAAGGTGGAAAATGGAGAAATCCCAAAGGAAAGAATCAAGCAATCTTATGACAGAATAGTGAAGCTGAAGAGGGCCAGAGGATATTAA
- a CDS encoding ATP-binding protein — MSLRVLLFFVFSLSGGAALLAQNAELDSLEKVLPQQTGNDKISTLNAISWHYRQANTIKAMGLAKSALTLSEEANYLEGKALSLQSVGAAYEATSNFDSALLFFNKSLAIKQALGDTTDIAASLNNIAMVHDQLGKDEMALTNYFQALRMYEAVNDLFSQAMVLGNIGIVYKKQKDYTKVLTYYERALEIYQSEQSVFGSSVVQGNIASILIILGNYNQAIEAAKKSLQGYESLGYSRLMAYPLGNLAIAYDSLKELSVARDYYMQALTLHKENNNTAEVSFTLKNLAGNELAAGEYSKALAHATEAYQLASSTKANDVLMQALVIITKCEQRLGNYQKAFTYQQQYIGLRDKAFEEEKTKATLELEAKYETEKKDRELELQRLSLVEKDLEIQKSRVAQVALGGALVFLIILGLLVRARIKLNYQRKLDEEKLAKQEELLRAVISSVEGERKRFSEDLHDSFGQLISVLKMNVDSLSAAPLSASADRQRMFDQSVSVLNDMYGELKNVCFNLMPKALIQHGLPVGVNELVARINHTGKLRAESHFFDLDSRLADIQEISLYRIVQEWTNNILKYSDARNIFIQITRDEAEITLTIEDDGMGFDEKILKMGQGNGWKNLQSRTNLMKGTIDLDTAPGRKGTMLTVNVPAILKGHQSKTDADKVETLLTYALF, encoded by the coding sequence ATGAGCCTAAGGGTATTATTGTTTTTTGTTTTCTCGCTTTCGGGAGGGGCGGCCTTATTGGCGCAAAATGCTGAGCTTGACAGCCTGGAGAAAGTTTTACCACAACAAACGGGCAACGATAAAATATCCACGCTCAACGCAATTTCCTGGCACTACCGGCAAGCAAACACCATAAAAGCGATGGGGCTTGCCAAGTCCGCTCTAACGTTGTCGGAAGAAGCCAATTACCTGGAAGGGAAAGCTTTGTCACTTCAATCGGTTGGTGCCGCTTATGAAGCCACGAGCAACTTCGACAGTGCGCTGCTTTTTTTCAATAAGTCCCTGGCCATTAAGCAGGCACTTGGCGATACTACCGACATTGCCGCATCGCTCAACAACATTGCCATGGTGCATGACCAGCTAGGCAAAGATGAAATGGCGCTGACCAACTACTTTCAGGCCCTAAGGATGTACGAAGCCGTCAACGACCTTTTCTCCCAGGCCATGGTGCTGGGGAACATCGGCATTGTGTACAAAAAACAAAAGGACTACACAAAAGTGCTCACATACTACGAGCGAGCCCTCGAAATTTATCAAAGCGAACAATCAGTGTTCGGCTCGTCAGTCGTGCAGGGAAACATCGCCTCCATTCTTATTATTCTTGGAAACTACAATCAAGCGATTGAGGCAGCTAAAAAATCACTTCAGGGCTATGAAAGCCTCGGGTACAGTCGGCTCATGGCCTACCCACTAGGCAACCTGGCGATTGCTTACGATAGTCTGAAAGAGCTTTCGGTTGCCCGTGACTATTACATGCAGGCACTAACATTGCATAAAGAAAATAACAACACTGCTGAAGTGTCCTTCACACTAAAGAACCTTGCAGGCAACGAGCTGGCGGCGGGAGAGTACTCAAAGGCATTGGCTCACGCCACGGAGGCATATCAGCTGGCCTCTTCTACCAAAGCTAATGACGTGCTGATGCAAGCCCTGGTAATAATTACAAAGTGTGAGCAGCGGTTGGGTAACTACCAGAAGGCATTTACCTATCAACAACAGTACATAGGCCTACGAGACAAAGCCTTTGAAGAAGAAAAGACGAAGGCAACATTGGAGCTTGAAGCGAAATATGAAACGGAAAAGAAAGACCGGGAGCTCGAGCTACAGCGGTTGTCGCTGGTAGAAAAAGACCTGGAGATTCAAAAAAGTCGAGTTGCTCAGGTAGCCTTGGGAGGGGCTCTTGTGTTTCTGATCATCCTTGGCTTGCTTGTCAGGGCAAGGATCAAACTTAACTACCAGAGGAAGCTGGATGAGGAAAAATTGGCTAAGCAAGAAGAATTGCTCAGGGCTGTGATTAGCTCAGTGGAAGGTGAAAGAAAGCGCTTTTCCGAGGACTTACACGACAGTTTTGGCCAGCTTATTTCGGTATTAAAAATGAACGTCGATTCGCTATCGGCAGCGCCGCTTTCTGCCTCAGCCGACCGACAGCGAATGTTTGACCAATCGGTGTCGGTGCTCAACGACATGTATGGTGAGTTGAAAAACGTATGCTTTAACTTAATGCCAAAGGCGCTGATTCAACACGGACTGCCCGTTGGGGTCAATGAGTTGGTGGCACGAATCAATCACACCGGAAAGCTCCGTGCAGAAAGTCATTTCTTCGATCTGGATAGCCGGCTAGCCGATATTCAGGAGATATCCCTGTACCGGATCGTGCAGGAGTGGACCAACAACATCCTCAAGTATTCCGATGCTAGAAACATTTTTATCCAAATCACACGTGACGAGGCTGAAATAACGCTTACCATAGAAGACGATGGCATGGGCTTCGATGAAAAAATATTAAAAATGGGCCAGGGAAACGGATGGAAAAACTTACAGTCACGCACTAATCTGATGAAAGGCACAATTGACCTGGACACAGCCCCAGGCCGAAAAGGCACGATGCTGACGGTGAACGTTCCCGCTATTCTAAAGGGACATCAGTCGAAAACAGACGCTGATAAAGTGGAAACATTACTTACCTATGCGCTGTTTTAG
- the rocD gene encoding ornithine--oxo-acid transaminase, protein MIKTMSSKEAMELENKYGAHNYHPLPVVLSRGEGVFVWDIEGKKYYDFLSAYSAVNQGHCHPKIIGALKEQAETLTLTSRAFYSDALGAFQKYATEYFGFEKVLPMNTGAEGVETAIKVCRKWGYEKKGIAADQAKIIVCEQNFHGRTTTIVSFSSDEGARRNFGPLTPGFVKIPYNDIEALKEALKDPNVAGFLVEPIQGEAGVYTPADTYIREAATLCKASNVLFIADEIQTGIARTGSLLAVCGNCSCEGNCERQPATYTKPDILILGKAMSGGAYPVSAVLADDRIMDVLTPGTHGSTFGGNPLACKVAMAALDVVKDEKLAQNARQLGVIFRERMGKFIATTKLVKMVRGKGLLNAILINDTEDSSTAWDICVALKDNGLLAKPTHGNIIRFAPPLVMTEEQLHDCCDIIEKTIREFELKG, encoded by the coding sequence ATGATCAAGACAATGAGTAGCAAAGAAGCGATGGAGCTGGAAAACAAGTATGGAGCGCATAACTACCATCCGCTACCAGTTGTGCTTTCGAGGGGAGAGGGAGTCTTTGTGTGGGACATTGAAGGGAAGAAGTACTACGATTTTCTTTCTGCCTACTCAGCTGTCAATCAGGGGCACTGCCATCCAAAAATCATTGGCGCTTTAAAAGAACAGGCCGAGACTTTGACGCTAACCTCAAGGGCCTTCTACAGCGATGCCCTTGGTGCCTTTCAAAAATATGCCACTGAATATTTTGGTTTCGAAAAAGTGCTGCCGATGAATACCGGCGCTGAAGGAGTGGAAACAGCGATTAAAGTATGCCGAAAGTGGGGTTATGAGAAGAAGGGCATTGCTGCCGATCAGGCAAAAATCATTGTGTGCGAGCAAAACTTCCATGGTCGCACCACTACAATCGTGTCTTTTTCCAGCGATGAGGGGGCCAGAAGAAACTTTGGGCCGCTTACGCCCGGTTTTGTAAAGATACCCTACAATGACATTGAAGCTTTAAAAGAAGCTTTGAAGGATCCGAATGTGGCGGGCTTTCTTGTGGAGCCCATCCAGGGCGAAGCAGGAGTTTACACACCAGCCGACACCTATATAAGGGAAGCCGCTACTTTGTGCAAAGCCAGCAACGTTCTATTCATTGCCGACGAAATTCAAACGGGCATCGCCCGTACTGGCAGTTTGCTGGCAGTTTGCGGCAACTGCTCGTGTGAAGGCAATTGCGAGCGGCAGCCTGCGACTTATACAAAGCCTGATATTCTTATCCTTGGCAAAGCCATGTCGGGTGGTGCTTATCCGGTGTCTGCCGTTCTTGCCGATGACCGCATCATGGATGTGCTCACCCCCGGCACGCATGGTTCTACCTTCGGTGGCAACCCACTGGCATGCAAGGTGGCCATGGCGGCGCTCGATGTTGTGAAAGACGAGAAACTGGCACAGAATGCCCGCCAACTGGGGGTAATCTTTCGTGAAAGAATGGGCAAATTCATAGCGACAACGAAGCTTGTGAAAATGGTAAGGGGTAAGGGCCTGCTCAACGCCATTCTTATCAACGATACAGAAGACAGTAGCACAGCCTGGGATATTTGCGTGGCTCTTAAAGACAATGGCCTTTTGGCCAAGCCGACCCATGGCAACATTATTCGGTTTGCCCCCCCATTGGTAATGACCGAAGAACAGCTTCACGATTGTTGCGACATTATCGAAAAAACAATTCGGGAGTTTGAGCTAAAAGGCTGA
- a CDS encoding ExbD/TolR family protein — translation MKSFKRKTIVNAEISTASLPDIVFLLLFFFMVTAVIRTDEKLVKYEVPKAKHINKAEMKTLIRELQVGLPANTRLGTEPLISDGSHYLKINELVQWVNQEKATLPEPYKDQMIIVLKADEAVKMGLIADIQQELRKSNARKVLYRSKENI, via the coding sequence ATGAAATCCTTTAAACGAAAAACCATTGTGAATGCCGAGATTTCTACGGCGTCGCTTCCTGACATCGTCTTTTTACTGCTGTTCTTTTTTATGGTAACTGCTGTTATCAGAACAGACGAAAAGCTCGTGAAGTACGAAGTGCCCAAGGCGAAGCATATCAATAAGGCTGAAATGAAGACCCTCATCAGGGAGCTTCAGGTGGGCTTGCCAGCCAATACCCGACTAGGCACGGAGCCTTTGATTTCTGATGGAAGCCACTATTTGAAGATCAACGAGTTGGTACAGTGGGTCAACCAGGAAAAGGCGACCTTACCGGAGCCATACAAAGACCAGATGATCATTGTGCTGAAAGCTGATGAAGCAGTGAAAATGGGGTTGATCGCCGATATACAACAGGAACTGAGAAAGTCGAATGCAAGAAAGGTGCTGTACAGGTCGAAGGAAAATATTTAA
- a CDS encoding neutral/alkaline non-lysosomal ceramidase N-terminal domain-containing protein, producing MKRLLKVLAWIVGVVLVLALSLLTTIDRTPYQEMPYYEAMHARMDSLAAAYQNSVGDTLQVGWAEASLVYPESIPLAGYGKRKGAHFEGVHDSVGVKTMVFSNGKAKAAIVSFDLLITPPEVVIRLKNLLPSLGYSIQNTFLTAVHSHCSIGAWSPGLTGTLFAGTYQPEVADFIAEAVIQSIKDAEGNRERAKIGFATFDAGELIYNRLVKEKGTIDPWFRVMKVVKDSGKSALFTTFAAHATTLPSSFLALSADYPAALRKTFVADSLADFVIYGAGAVGSQGPNSPKGIDGWEKAEYISGHLATQFAQISFLIQAEYVTSISSGYLPLELRQPSFKVSENISARPWVFYWLFGDYDSGVSYLKIGDNLLVGTPCDFSGELMAPLDSMARAQGQNLMVTSFNGGYVGYVTKDEWYDLNKYETRTMNWFGPYNGAYFSEVIGDIIDTAK from the coding sequence ATGAAGCGCCTCTTAAAAGTACTGGCCTGGATTGTCGGCGTTGTTTTAGTACTGGCGTTAAGCCTGCTGACGACGATTGACAGGACTCCCTATCAGGAAATGCCCTACTATGAGGCCATGCATGCCAGGATGGACTCCCTGGCAGCCGCCTACCAAAATTCAGTTGGCGATACGCTGCAAGTTGGCTGGGCGGAAGCTTCTCTGGTTTATCCTGAGTCCATTCCATTGGCTGGCTACGGAAAAAGAAAAGGAGCCCATTTTGAGGGCGTTCATGATTCTGTTGGTGTGAAGACGATGGTGTTTTCCAACGGAAAAGCAAAGGCAGCAATCGTAAGCTTCGATCTCCTTATCACACCTCCCGAGGTGGTTATCAGGTTAAAAAATCTGCTTCCGTCATTAGGATACTCTATCCAAAACACTTTTCTCACTGCTGTCCACTCGCATTGCAGCATTGGGGCCTGGAGCCCCGGATTGACAGGAACGTTGTTTGCAGGCACTTACCAACCGGAAGTAGCTGATTTTATTGCTGAAGCGGTGATTCAAAGCATAAAGGATGCGGAAGGAAACAGAGAAAGGGCCAAAATCGGGTTTGCGACATTCGATGCCGGGGAGCTTATTTACAATCGTCTTGTAAAAGAAAAAGGAACGATCGATCCGTGGTTCAGGGTGATGAAGGTGGTGAAAGACTCCGGCAAAAGTGCCTTGTTTACCACGTTTGCGGCACATGCCACCACGCTACCCTCCAGCTTCCTGGCCTTGTCGGCCGACTACCCGGCTGCATTGCGAAAAACCTTTGTCGCCGACTCTCTGGCAGACTTCGTGATATACGGTGCGGGTGCTGTGGGCAGTCAAGGGCCTAATAGCCCAAAAGGAATTGACGGCTGGGAAAAAGCGGAATATATTTCCGGGCATCTGGCGACACAATTTGCTCAAATCAGCTTTCTAATACAGGCGGAATACGTTACGTCGATTTCGAGCGGATACCTTCCATTGGAATTGCGCCAGCCGAGCTTCAAGGTGTCGGAGAACATCAGCGCCCGGCCCTGGGTGTTTTACTGGCTGTTTGGCGACTATGACTCGGGTGTTAGTTATTTGAAGATTGGGGACAACCTTTTGGTTGGCACACCCTGCGACTTTTCGGGAGAGTTGATGGCACCACTAGACAGCATGGCCCGAGCCCAGGGGCAGAACCTGATGGTCACCAGCTTTAATGGAGGCTACGTGGGCTATGTTACAAAAGACGAATGGTATGATTTGAACAAGTACGAAACCAGGACAATGAACTGGTTTGGGCCTTACAATGGTGCTTATTTTTCGGAAGTTATTGGTGATATAATCGACACCGCTAAATGA
- a CDS encoding ExbD/TolR family protein, with product MKITRKVNQEPVNTGSMADIAFLLLIFFLVSTTILQEKGLMITLPPDQEKQPVMPVNDRNLFKISINSKNEFLIQDEPKQDLVGLREELRMFILNPTEASDLAESPKKAIVSLKSNRGTDYAAFIAVLDEVKGAYYDIYGERVGLSGDQYRHLDLDDSRQLALYERGKEGIPMNISIAEPNK from the coding sequence ATGAAAATCACCCGAAAAGTAAACCAGGAGCCAGTCAATACAGGCTCAATGGCGGACATAGCCTTTCTGCTTCTCATATTCTTTCTTGTCTCCACCACCATCCTTCAGGAGAAGGGACTCATGATCACCTTACCGCCAGATCAGGAGAAACAGCCTGTGATGCCTGTGAATGATAGAAACCTCTTCAAAATAAGCATCAACTCCAAAAACGAATTCCTGATTCAGGACGAACCCAAGCAAGACCTTGTCGGGCTCAGGGAAGAGCTGAGAATGTTCATTTTGAACCCCACCGAAGCAAGCGACCTGGCCGAGTCCCCCAAAAAGGCCATTGTATCGCTAAAGTCAAACCGTGGTACCGACTACGCCGCTTTTATTGCGGTACTCGATGAAGTAAAAGGTGCTTATTACGATATCTATGGCGAAAGGGTAGGATTGTCTGGCGATCAGTATAGACACCTCGACCTGGACGATTCCAGACAGCTGGCTTTGTACGAGAGGGGAAAAGAGGGAATTCCCATGAACATATCCATTGCTGAACCAAACAAATAG
- a CDS encoding response regulator transcription factor: MKPFSNISSKFIRKFSGTKKMEKVKVFLVDDHAILMDGVRSLLNNTEEYEVVSTASTAEDALKYLQRQAVDILISDYSLPGMDGLGLVKVMQRIKPEVKILIMSMHDEAHLVKEILKEGIKGYLLKKDSQKELIAALDQIRAGRTYLSNEINTLLIQNLQNPDEGKLLTEREREILKLIAKEYTNKDIAEELFISERTVETHRKNIFRKTKTNSLVGLIKFAYANNLV; the protein is encoded by the coding sequence ATGAAGCCTTTCAGCAATATTTCCTCTAAATTCATCCGGAAGTTTAGCGGAACTAAGAAAATGGAGAAAGTGAAGGTTTTTCTGGTCGACGACCATGCCATCCTTATGGATGGTGTGAGATCGTTGCTCAACAATACCGAGGAGTACGAAGTGGTAAGCACGGCCTCCACAGCCGAGGACGCATTGAAGTACCTGCAGAGGCAAGCCGTTGACATCCTGATATCGGACTACAGCCTTCCAGGCATGGACGGCCTGGGGCTGGTAAAAGTGATGCAACGCATAAAACCAGAGGTGAAAATCCTCATTATGAGTATGCACGATGAAGCACATCTGGTAAAGGAAATTCTAAAGGAGGGCATTAAGGGTTACTTGCTAAAGAAGGACTCACAAAAGGAGCTTATTGCGGCTCTCGATCAAATTAGAGCTGGCAGAACCTACCTGAGCAATGAAATCAATACGCTGTTGATTCAAAATTTGCAAAACCCCGATGAAGGAAAACTGCTCACCGAACGGGAAAGGGAAATACTGAAGCTGATTGCGAAAGAATACACGAATAAGGACATTGCTGAAGAACTGTTCATCAGTGAACGCACAGTGGAAACTCACCGCAAAAATATCTTTCGCAAAACTAAGACTAACTCTCTTGTTGGCCTGATCAAGTTTGCCTATGCCAACAACCTGGTGTAA